In Lacrimispora indolis DSM 755, a genomic segment contains:
- a CDS encoding hemoblobin-interacting domain-containing protein has product MRGRNKVRFIAAMTAMNLVFTIQPFAGEWRQDGDKWRYILENGLDQKNSWLKTDDGKWYHFDENGNMRTGWYQDTDQKWYYLEPDGSMSSGWKEINGKWYYLEPDGSMASGWKEINGKWYYLDKKSGEAIVNGYTPDGYYVDGSGAWNGGSSRNNQDDSSSDDEPPRNNNTGENGNNQPGEENNQPGGGNNQPGGGNNGNENPGNNGNEGGENPWENKSPVILEQTGIVSVMGLPYAVISFSDQAEGMEGFRYSIAGKDATSSVTPVTSSGRIVKIPLPDENTHTLAITSGKWTVSVIALGERGKSAVAEKELMEADLFLPSDIPYVVLTKATIPLTQYVKFIRQGDDLFIKPDVTTVDTAEVQALASVQSPSQEEEESYILIEEDNRATTGLMSFASDAVASATAAPPASLEGKEEIATIAVLFDLAANNIIADSLEIETSSVEAFLSKWEPSEKLTALNESLTLSTEAKDLKTRTWKKAEELPRYVKYLTDKGGYGTKVELLTGKTDNTNPPEMTIAPSLKGKSAAIQLSEENESWYRSITEIEIPYSETKTHYYQENNTLSADGKTVTLGVDAISGPMNYAGTYEVTIHSFGFDDVKGTLSVVEQAPNFTPTWDDSNSRLRLKADFAYYADRVKTVTVNGNRLETGSFTNDINSLYISYRYLVNGKNTFEIQADGYENTSFEIESPAGFVTPKKAASVTVREVIDGSSAMVFDIGSYQEGSDEMEWFQALEDGHLKLTYSSYGSVSGLSLTKEGSSFTVTAKSTAMSYYNNYTMQITVPGYDIVTVTFTPVKAPPVVTQQWNLENYSLNLTSSSNAMYLSSYVTKVILNGMELKKGESADYTVSYDRGIEIFAHNFTAGTPYKIELYASSYALNVLEGTTPAELITPMEAPALKAEAVPRGSDVTVTVSGEAAEWLDKISSITVASSSGSSGSAASYTKTSHGLILNSSNFSYSGTYIITVKADGYRTAQTEVKILSTVVVTGAVNYDEERLELSAGDSYFYDNVTVSLNGTQLVKGTGYTTSGSKIIYIPAALLTEEENHLVLHNETYQKVEMSFGRYIAAKSAPKLEIEMGSSLDKENAIVLIAADGDQEWWDSLDQSHISVKRSSTSQTVTGFDASSADQLTIQLKDSLSYYYSYTVTISVPGYRTCSLTFTPYQKAPEIEDEWLENGDLQLSTGTSGYFSSTYINVYLDGEKLVRTTDYSLDTYSSPYSLTIFAEKFTSGEHTVRLVHTGYSNYAPYEITVTAEERESSLAMEVMELVLEKPAAEAAKNPEGEEENKPSEENAEENLPEKNLPEENSEEENLPEENSEEENLPEENQEKENPAEENQEKENPAEENPAEESSEDDPTEETPAEETKTDGAQEQNGEEASEENLTEEEGGSLDDNGAEDSVQEQDNAVKEEDDLHQLPENE; this is encoded by the coding sequence ATGAGAGGCAGAAATAAGGTTAGGTTCATAGCGGCTATGACCGCCATGAATCTGGTGTTTACCATCCAGCCATTTGCGGGGGAGTGGAGGCAAGATGGAGATAAGTGGCGCTATATTCTGGAAAATGGCCTTGATCAGAAAAATTCGTGGCTGAAAACAGATGACGGCAAATGGTATCATTTCGATGAGAACGGAAACATGAGAACAGGCTGGTACCAGGACACGGATCAGAAGTGGTATTATCTGGAGCCGGACGGTTCTATGTCCTCCGGCTGGAAGGAGATCAACGGAAAGTGGTATTACCTGGAACCGGACGGCTCCATGGCCTCCGGCTGGAAGGAGATCAACGGGAAGTGGTATTATCTTGACAAGAAGTCAGGAGAAGCGATCGTAAATGGCTACACGCCTGATGGATACTATGTGGACGGCAGCGGGGCATGGAACGGCGGTTCATCACGGAATAATCAGGATGACAGCAGTTCAGACGACGAGCCCCCAAGGAATAACAATACAGGGGAAAACGGAAACAACCAGCCGGGAGAAGAAAATAATCAGCCTGGAGGAGGAAACAATCAGCCAGGGGGAGGAAACAACGGAAATGAGAATCCCGGAAATAATGGAAACGAGGGCGGCGAAAATCCCTGGGAAAACAAAAGTCCTGTTATCCTGGAACAAACCGGAATCGTATCTGTTATGGGGCTTCCTTATGCAGTCATATCGTTTTCCGATCAGGCAGAGGGTATGGAGGGATTCCGTTATTCCATAGCAGGGAAAGATGCCACATCCTCCGTCACTCCTGTGACAAGCTCAGGCAGGATTGTAAAAATACCTTTGCCGGATGAAAATACCCATACACTGGCCATAACCTCCGGTAAATGGACGGTATCCGTGATTGCGCTGGGAGAGCGGGGAAAGAGCGCTGTGGCGGAGAAAGAGCTTATGGAAGCAGACCTTTTCCTTCCATCAGATATTCCATATGTGGTACTTACAAAGGCAACCATTCCTCTTACCCAGTACGTGAAATTTATCCGGCAGGGTGATGACCTCTTCATAAAGCCCGATGTAACTACGGTAGATACTGCAGAGGTACAAGCTCTGGCAAGCGTGCAGAGTCCAAGCCAGGAAGAGGAAGAAAGCTACATCCTGATAGAGGAAGATAACCGGGCAACAACCGGTCTTATGAGCTTTGCTTCGGATGCAGTGGCAAGTGCGACGGCCGCACCTCCTGCAAGCCTGGAGGGAAAGGAAGAGATAGCCACAATTGCCGTATTGTTTGATTTGGCAGCCAATAATATCATTGCGGACAGTCTGGAAATTGAGACCTCGTCTGTAGAGGCGTTTCTGTCTAAATGGGAGCCCTCGGAGAAATTGACTGCGTTAAATGAGAGCCTGACCCTGAGTACAGAGGCGAAAGATCTTAAAACAAGAACCTGGAAAAAAGCTGAGGAGCTGCCCCGATATGTGAAGTATTTAACAGACAAAGGCGGTTACGGAACAAAAGTTGAGCTGTTAACAGGAAAAACGGATAATACCAATCCGCCTGAGATGACCATTGCCCCTTCATTAAAAGGAAAGAGTGCGGCCATACAGCTCAGTGAGGAAAATGAATCCTGGTACCGTTCAATTACTGAAATTGAAATTCCTTACAGTGAAACCAAGACCCATTATTATCAGGAAAACAATACCTTGTCCGCAGATGGGAAAACTGTGACACTGGGAGTGGATGCCATCAGCGGCCCCATGAATTACGCCGGGACTTATGAGGTTACGATTCATTCCTTTGGGTTTGATGATGTGAAAGGCACTCTTTCTGTAGTAGAGCAGGCTCCAAACTTTACGCCCACATGGGATGACAGCAACAGCCGTTTAAGATTAAAAGCGGATTTTGCATACTATGCAGATCGGGTAAAGACAGTCACTGTAAACGGAAACCGGCTGGAAACCGGCAGTTTTACAAATGACATCAACAGTCTTTATATTTCTTACCGCTATCTGGTAAACGGGAAAAATACCTTTGAAATTCAGGCAGACGGGTATGAAAATACCAGCTTTGAGATTGAATCCCCGGCAGGGTTTGTCACTCCTAAGAAAGCAGCGTCTGTTACAGTGAGAGAAGTTATTGACGGTTCTTCCGCTATGGTATTTGATATCGGCTCCTATCAGGAGGGAAGCGATGAGATGGAATGGTTCCAGGCTTTGGAAGACGGCCATCTTAAGCTGACATATTCATCATATGGAAGTGTATCAGGCCTATCTCTTACAAAAGAAGGCAGCAGCTTTACGGTCACTGCAAAAAGCACTGCAATGTCTTATTACAATAATTACACCATGCAGATCACCGTACCGGGATACGACATAGTAACCGTAACCTTTACTCCCGTAAAAGCACCGCCTGTTGTAACACAGCAATGGAACTTAGAAAATTACAGTCTGAATCTTACCAGCTCTTCCAATGCCATGTACTTAAGCTCCTATGTAACAAAGGTGATTTTAAATGGAATGGAGCTGAAAAAAGGAGAAAGCGCTGATTATACGGTTTCCTATGACCGTGGGATCGAGATTTTTGCCCACAACTTTACAGCCGGAACGCCATATAAAATTGAGCTTTATGCCTCCTCCTATGCTTTGAATGTATTGGAAGGAACAACTCCCGCAGAGTTAATAACTCCTATGGAAGCCCCGGCGCTTAAAGCGGAAGCCGTGCCAAGGGGAAGTGATGTAACGGTGACGGTATCAGGAGAAGCAGCCGAATGGCTGGATAAGATCAGTTCAATAACTGTGGCAAGCTCCTCCGGTTCTTCCGGCAGTGCAGCCAGCTATACAAAAACATCCCATGGATTGATTTTAAATTCCAGCAATTTTTCCTATTCCGGAACTTATATCATCACAGTAAAAGCCGATGGCTACCGGACGGCTCAGACAGAAGTGAAGATCTTAAGTACGGTTGTGGTTACGGGCGCAGTGAATTATGACGAAGAACGCCTGGAGCTGTCAGCCGGTGATTCCTACTTTTATGACAATGTGACCGTATCCTTAAATGGAACCCAACTGGTAAAGGGCACAGGATATACAACAAGCGGAAGCAAAATAATTTATATTCCCGCCGCTCTGCTCACGGAAGAAGAGAATCATCTGGTTTTACATAATGAGACCTACCAAAAGGTGGAAATGAGTTTTGGAAGGTACATTGCCGCTAAATCGGCGCCAAAGCTGGAAATAGAAATGGGAAGCTCCTTGGATAAGGAAAATGCAATTGTTCTGATCGCCGCTGATGGGGATCAGGAATGGTGGGATTCTCTGGACCAGTCCCACATTTCTGTAAAACGTTCTTCCACCAGTCAGACGGTTACCGGATTTGATGCAAGTTCAGCAGATCAGCTGACGATTCAATTAAAGGATTCATTATCATATTACTATAGCTATACCGTAACAATTTCAGTGCCGGGATACCGTACCTGCAGCCTTACCTTCACTCCTTACCAGAAAGCGCCGGAGATAGAAGATGAGTGGCTGGAAAACGGGGATCTGCAGCTTTCCACTGGTACATCCGGCTATTTCAGCAGCACCTACATTAATGTTTATCTGGATGGCGAAAAGCTGGTCCGAACTACGGATTATAGCTTGGATACATATAGTTCGCCTTACAGCCTGACTATTTTTGCAGAGAAGTTTACTTCCGGAGAGCATACGGTAAGGCTTGTTCATACAGGGTATTCCAATTATGCGCCATATGAAATCACAGTAACAGCTGAGGAAAGAGAAAGTAGTCTGGCAATGGAAGTAATGGAATTAGTCCTGGAAAAACCGGCAGCAGAAGCAGCAAAGAATCCTGAGGGAGAAGAAGAGAATAAGCCTTCAGAAGAAAATGCGGAAGAGAATCTGCCAGAAAAAAATCTGCCAGAAGAAAATTCAGAAGAAGAAAATCTGCCAGAAGAAAATTCAGAAGAAGAAAACCTGCCAGAAGAGAATCAGGAGAAAGAAAACCCGGCAGAGGAGAATCAGGAAAAAGAAAATCCGGCAGAGGAAAATCCGGCAGAAGAAAGTTCGGAAGATGATCCAACAGAAGAGACCCCGGCAGAGGAAACGAAGACGGATGGTGCCCAGGAACAAAATGGAGAGGAAGCATCTGAGGAAAATCTGACTGAGGAAGAAGGCGGATCTCTGGATGATAACGGTGCAGAGGATTCTGTACAGGAACAGGACAATGCGGTCAAAGAGGAAGATGATCTGCATCAGCTGCCTGAAAATGAGTAA
- a CDS encoding carbohydrate ABC transporter permease, which translates to MKTGYREKRIAATVVYHVFTFLLACVMIYPLVWMVMSSFKNSNEIFRTAAKLLPDKFSFENYRIGWQGFAGYGFGTFFKNSFIISGLSTVGAVVSSAIVGYGFARIDFKFKDFWFACMLLAMMLPFQIIMIPQYIIFNKMGWVGSYLPIIVPQFFGQGFFIFLNVQFIKGIPIDLDEAARMDGCTIYSIFIRIILPLIKPSLVTSAIFSFMWRWDDFMTALLFLSDPLKYPVSYALKMFSDPTAGSDWGAMFAMATFSLVPIFLIFLTMQKYLVEGIASTGIKG; encoded by the coding sequence ATGAAAACAGGATATAGAGAAAAAAGAATAGCCGCCACAGTGGTTTATCATGTATTCACCTTCTTACTTGCATGTGTTATGATATACCCCCTTGTGTGGATGGTGATGAGTTCCTTTAAGAACTCCAATGAAATATTCCGGACAGCTGCCAAACTGCTGCCTGATAAATTCTCTTTTGAAAACTATCGAATAGGCTGGCAGGGCTTTGCCGGTTATGGTTTTGGCACGTTTTTTAAAAATTCATTTATCATTTCAGGCCTTTCCACGGTTGGGGCGGTTGTTTCTTCTGCCATTGTAGGCTATGGATTTGCCCGTATTGATTTCAAGTTTAAAGACTTCTGGTTTGCATGTATGCTGCTTGCCATGATGCTTCCGTTTCAGATCATCATGATTCCCCAGTATATTATTTTTAACAAAATGGGCTGGGTAGGAAGCTATCTTCCCATCATTGTACCTCAGTTTTTTGGTCAGGGCTTTTTCATTTTCTTAAATGTACAGTTTATAAAGGGGATCCCCATTGATTTAGATGAGGCCGCCAGAATGGATGGATGCACCATATACTCCATATTCATAAGGATCATCCTTCCGCTCATTAAGCCCTCTCTGGTGACCAGTGCTATATTCTCCTTTATGTGGAGATGGGATGATTTTATGACGGCTCTGCTTTTCTTAAGCGATCCCCTTAAATATCCGGTCAGCTATGCATTAAAGATGTTCTCTGACCCAACGGCCGGCTCTGACTGGGGCGCAATGTTTGCAATGGCAACCTTTTCCCTGGTTCCTATTTTTCTGATTTTCTTAACCATGCAGAAATATCTGGTGGAAGGTATTGCTTCTACAGGAATAAAGGGCTGA
- a CDS encoding carbohydrate ABC transporter permease — protein MKNNQMIPKRKKSFSQVMNTPKVAGYVFILPFIIGFLAFLAVPMIFSLGFSFTRYNILKSPVFIGLENYKAMFTADPKFWKVFGVTMYYVLFSVPLRLLMALLVAMLLVKTTKLSGFYRAVYYLPSIIGSSVAVAILWKRMFASDGVINAILNVIGLPSDTAWLGRADTAIWTLIILAVWQFGSSMLIFLSGLKQIPISLYEAATVDGANGIQRFFKITIPMLTPTIFFNLINQLINGFMAFTQSYIITQGKPKDSTLFYTVYMYQNSFTYNKLGYGCAMAWFMVLVVGLLTFILFKTQKKWVYYESEG, from the coding sequence ATGAAGAACAATCAAATGATCCCCAAAAGAAAAAAATCATTTTCCCAGGTAATGAACACACCGAAGGTTGCAGGATATGTATTTATCCTGCCCTTCATTATAGGCTTTCTTGCCTTCTTGGCTGTTCCCATGATTTTTTCTTTAGGGTTTTCGTTTACCAGATACAATATTTTAAAATCACCGGTTTTTATAGGTCTGGAAAATTACAAGGCCATGTTTACAGCGGATCCAAAGTTTTGGAAAGTATTTGGCGTGACCATGTACTATGTTCTGTTTTCGGTTCCTCTCCGGCTTTTAATGGCTCTGCTTGTAGCTATGCTGCTTGTAAAAACAACCAAATTGTCCGGCTTTTACAGAGCTGTTTATTATCTTCCTTCCATCATTGGATCCAGTGTGGCTGTTGCCATTCTCTGGAAGCGGATGTTTGCCAGTGATGGTGTAATAAATGCAATTTTAAATGTTATTGGATTACCGTCCGACACTGCATGGCTGGGAAGAGCGGATACCGCTATCTGGACCCTGATTATCCTTGCTGTCTGGCAGTTCGGTTCCTCTATGCTCATATTTCTATCCGGGTTAAAGCAGATTCCCATAAGTCTTTACGAGGCAGCTACCGTAGATGGGGCAAATGGCATTCAGCGTTTCTTTAAGATCACGATCCCAATGCTGACACCAACCATTTTCTTTAATCTGATTAACCAGCTGATCAACGGCTTTATGGCATTTACTCAAAGCTATATTATCACCCAGGGAAAACCCAAGGACTCTACACTGTTTTATACAGTATATATGTACCAGAATTCCTTTACGTATAACAAGCTGGGCTATGGCTGTGCAATGGCATGGTTCATGGTGCTCGTAGTTGGGCTTTTGACCTTCATACTTTTCAAGACGCAGAAGAAATGGGTATATTATGAATCAGAAGGGTGA
- a CDS encoding ABC transporter substrate-binding protein, whose amino-acid sequence MRKRLLATSLAALLAATSLTACGSKTESPDTTTAGAATTAASTAKADGETQAASGDKVTLNVCWWGNQTRNDVTKKAADLYMSQNPNVEIKVEFTDWGGYWDKLSAMAAGGNLPDIIQMDYSYLNQYQKSGQLANLSEFISSGVIDTSKIPESVIESGSIDGKCYALSLGSNAPLMVYDKAIVEKAGVTIPEQMTFDELYDISKTIYEKTGVKTVFDGWINMLQMTARTNGSHIFDELIAGNEDSTKIHFANVEKFQKAEFSIAPDILVEKNPDNIETKPIVDETTWNDFPYSNQFISLSNAAGRELEVTMNPILPNGTQNMYLKPSQFFSIAETSKNKEEAAKFIDWFTNSVECNEILMAERGIPVNTEVAEAIKPKVDAVAQKVFDYVAKVSEIAVPIDEPDPAGKGEVEALTKSVVEAIRYGDTTAEDAAASFVPEAKKILEEAAK is encoded by the coding sequence TTGAGAAAGAGATTATTAGCAACATCACTTGCTGCACTTCTTGCGGCAACATCTTTGACTGCCTGCGGTTCCAAGACAGAAAGTCCGGATACCACCACAGCAGGAGCAGCTACAACAGCAGCGTCAACCGCAAAGGCTGATGGTGAAACACAGGCCGCATCAGGAGACAAGGTGACCTTAAACGTTTGCTGGTGGGGAAATCAGACCAGAAACGACGTAACAAAAAAAGCTGCGGATTTATACATGAGTCAGAATCCAAACGTAGAAATCAAGGTGGAGTTTACCGACTGGGGCGGTTACTGGGATAAACTTTCCGCCATGGCAGCAGGAGGTAATTTACCGGACATCATCCAAATGGATTACTCCTATCTGAATCAGTATCAGAAGAGCGGCCAGCTGGCTAATTTATCAGAATTCATTTCCAGCGGAGTCATTGATACTTCCAAGATCCCGGAGAGCGTCATTGAGAGCGGTTCTATTGATGGAAAATGTTATGCCCTCAGCCTTGGAAGCAACGCTCCTTTAATGGTTTATGATAAGGCCATTGTTGAAAAGGCCGGAGTGACCATTCCCGAGCAGATGACCTTTGATGAATTATATGATATTTCAAAAACCATTTACGAGAAAACTGGGGTAAAGACCGTTTTTGACGGCTGGATCAACATGCTTCAGATGACGGCAAGAACAAATGGTTCCCATATATTCGATGAGTTAATTGCAGGCAACGAAGATTCCACGAAAATACATTTTGCCAATGTGGAGAAATTCCAGAAAGCAGAGTTTTCCATTGCACCAGATATTCTGGTTGAAAAGAACCCGGATAACATTGAAACAAAGCCGATTGTAGATGAAACCACTTGGAATGACTTCCCATATTCTAATCAGTTTATCAGCCTTTCCAATGCAGCCGGAAGAGAGTTAGAAGTAACGATGAACCCTATTCTTCCAAATGGTACGCAGAATATGTATTTAAAGCCAAGCCAGTTCTTCTCCATTGCTGAAACCTCCAAGAACAAAGAGGAAGCAGCAAAGTTCATTGACTGGTTCACCAACAGTGTGGAATGTAATGAAATCCTTATGGCAGAAAGAGGAATCCCGGTTAATACTGAGGTAGCAGAAGCGATTAAACCAAAGGTAGATGCTGTTGCACAGAAGGTATTTGACTATGTAGCAAAGGTTTCAGAGATTGCGGTTCCGATTGATGAGCCAGATCCGGCCGGTAAGGGCGAAGTGGAGGCTTTGACCAAGAGTGTGGTAGAAGCAATCCGCTATGGTGATACAACCGCTGAGGATGCGGCAGCCAGCTTTGTGCCTGAAGCGAAAAAGATTTTGGAAGAAGCAGCAAAATAG
- a CDS encoding sensor histidine kinase, which produces MKRCTFWFNNLSLYKKILTIFLLALLAVCITFLISIRILTSRYNEELYRTNANSLNRVTTYLESETQLIQTISYNMIGDPVIQDNLVFLAEKPFSNRRAQARQDIYQQLYSYVYRSKYIKSINIILADGTNICMGSSDEILKFDLKELDKTTSDLKGKVTWSPGIEPGNDTVCARQILKMKYLSLKKLAGLYITVNMERMIEDGLKSAGSLVEDSNFILMSGDKRIYPATAFHDAYCAEIIAGRKQQENAYLISTLDNKKEFIISGHVPYVDWDYIYFRDYDPLFYRIQLVSLQIIIFTVFVIFITATYVNLIFRHIFRHLDYLIEKIQKFGSGESLTCDVKCYDYENRQDEIGQLHRSFDEMTHSVKVLRDENYDKKLLLRDSTIKMLQQQINPHFLYNTLDTINWMAQKYGADDISVMVRSLGNLFRASIAGQKDIIPLEDELEVLDNYIRIQEIRFKDRLHFELKVPENIAHISVPKLCIQPLVENALKHAMEDTDEMCRIQVVIEEMEKDYEIRVSNTGSRFESDLLEKIRHKEIRPQGSGVGLTNIHSRLKLLYGEHYGLKFYNEKDMAVVMLSIPKDPPCGDTSISKKRGQ; this is translated from the coding sequence ATGAAGCGATGTACGTTCTGGTTTAACAACCTGTCATTATACAAAAAAATACTGACCATTTTCCTTCTGGCCCTGCTGGCGGTTTGTATTACCTTCCTTATCAGCATCAGGATTCTCACCTCCCGCTATAATGAGGAGCTGTACCGCACCAATGCCAATTCCTTAAATCGTGTGACCACTTATCTGGAATCGGAGACACAGCTGATCCAAACCATATCTTACAACATGATCGGTGATCCCGTCATTCAGGATAATCTGGTGTTTTTGGCTGAGAAGCCTTTCAGCAACCGCCGGGCCCAGGCACGTCAGGATATTTATCAGCAGCTTTATTCCTATGTTTACCGCAGCAAATATATAAAATCCATTAACATTATCCTGGCTGACGGAACAAATATCTGTATGGGAAGCTCTGACGAGATCCTTAAATTCGACCTAAAGGAGCTTGACAAGACAACCAGTGACCTAAAGGGAAAAGTAACCTGGTCCCCTGGCATAGAACCGGGAAACGATACGGTATGCGCCAGGCAGATATTAAAGATGAAATATTTAAGCTTAAAAAAGCTGGCTGGGCTATACATTACGGTGAACATGGAGCGCATGATTGAGGACGGTTTAAAAAGTGCCGGCAGCCTTGTGGAAGACTCCAATTTCATTCTGATGTCAGGGGATAAAAGGATTTACCCTGCAACTGCCTTTCACGATGCGTACTGCGCGGAAATCATTGCAGGCAGAAAGCAGCAGGAGAACGCCTACCTCATTTCCACACTGGACAATAAAAAGGAATTTATCATTTCCGGCCATGTTCCCTATGTGGACTGGGATTATATTTATTTCAGGGATTATGATCCGCTTTTTTACAGGATCCAGCTTGTGAGCCTTCAGATCATTATATTTACCGTCTTTGTCATATTTATCACCGCAACCTATGTTAACCTGATTTTCCGCCATATTTTCCGTCACCTGGACTATTTGATTGAAAAGATCCAGAAGTTCGGAAGCGGGGAATCTCTGACCTGTGATGTAAAATGCTATGACTATGAAAACCGACAGGACGAAATCGGCCAGCTTCACAGGAGCTTTGATGAAATGACCCACAGCGTAAAGGTTCTTCGTGATGAAAATTATGATAAGAAGCTTCTGCTTAGGGATTCCACCATTAAAATGCTCCAGCAGCAGATCAATCCTCACTTTTTATACAATACCCTGGATACAATCAACTGGATGGCGCAGAAATACGGAGCCGATGACATCTCCGTTATGGTCCGTTCCCTTGGGAACCTGTTTCGGGCCTCCATTGCAGGACAAAAGGACATTATCCCCCTGGAAGATGAGTTGGAGGTACTGGATAATTACATCCGCATCCAGGAGATTCGTTTTAAGGACAGGCTTCATTTTGAGCTTAAAGTTCCGGAGAACATTGCCCATATTTCCGTTCCAAAGCTCTGTATTCAGCCCCTGGTTGAAAACGCTTTAAAGCATGCCATGGAGGATACTGATGAGATGTGCAGGATACAGGTGGTCATAGAGGAAATGGAGAAAGATTATGAAATCCGGGTGTCCAACACCGGATCCCGGTTCGAATCAGACCTTTTAGAAAAAATCAGGCACAAAGAGATCAGACCCCAGGGTTCAGGTGTTGGTCTGACCAACATTCATTCCCGGTTAAAGCTGCTCTATGGGGAACATTATGGCCTGAAATTTTATAACGAAAAAGATATGGCAGTAGTAATGCTGTCCATTCCTAAGGACCCCCCCTGCGGGGATACCTCTATATCCAAAAAGCGTGGACAGTAA
- a CDS encoding response regulator transcription factor, which yields MLRLMIVDDEQIIREALSQMIDYESIGYELIATAKNGMEAYDIICDDYPDVVITDIRMPILNGLDLIERSIKSDSNITFILLSGYNDFEYAKQAMKYGVRYYLLKPTDKNELIESLLSIRKERLEEKESRKMQQQDFLRSLHFPLEQSFIMEALEHQDSFSAVFRKYQVLLSLPKDCVYACICSFVEESYLKSFICDVRKLLDASKVPLQFSILYVKNSAVLIFPAFTLAIQERIQNAITRLKYPGQSVTFEADFLHRDSAEKLFQEIVQKISRFERILLIGEGGEVHEIRNHIASPWMISRLEDSITSAADTVQAAELLDSVFMDSIPLATARNLALGLFLQAGPEEKLPVDAACDFFRRLYSCDTVYGIRELLRVVLVQKDTMPGAHKTGSNIALLKAYIREHLYSENLSLKWLAENYLFVSVGYLSKQFIKEEGMRFSDYLNKERMEESIRLMAYYHNDNIKHIARQVGFGSNPQYFSQVFKRYTGLPPTEYIEKLKNKL from the coding sequence ATGCTGAGACTGATGATTGTAGATGATGAACAGATTATAAGAGAGGCACTTTCCCAAATGATCGACTATGAGTCCATAGGCTATGAGCTCATCGCCACTGCGAAAAACGGGATGGAGGCCTACGATATCATCTGTGACGATTATCCGGATGTGGTGATTACTGATATCCGGATGCCCATCCTAAATGGCCTGGACTTAATTGAGCGTTCCATAAAATCGGATTCCAATATCACCTTTATCCTTCTTTCCGGCTACAATGATTTTGAATATGCCAAACAGGCCATGAAATACGGAGTCCGGTATTACCTATTAAAGCCAACCGATAAAAATGAGCTGATCGAATCTTTGCTCTCCATAAGAAAGGAACGCCTTGAGGAAAAGGAAAGCAGAAAAATGCAGCAGCAGGATTTCCTAAGAAGCCTTCATTTCCCCCTGGAGCAGAGCTTTATTATGGAAGCCCTGGAGCACCAGGACTCCTTTTCCGCCGTGTTCCGCAAATACCAGGTCCTATTATCCCTTCCAAAGGACTGCGTTTATGCCTGCATCTGTTCCTTTGTGGAAGAAAGCTATTTGAAAAGCTTTATCTGTGATGTGAGAAAGCTTTTGGATGCCTCCAAGGTTCCCTTGCAGTTTTCCATCCTTTATGTGAAAAACTCTGCGGTCCTCATATTCCCGGCCTTTACTCTGGCAATTCAGGAACGGATCCAAAATGCCATTACCCGGCTTAAGTATCCCGGCCAGTCCGTCACCTTTGAAGCAGACTTTCTTCACAGGGATTCCGCCGAAAAGCTTTTCCAGGAGATCGTTCAGAAAATTTCACGCTTTGAACGGATCCTTCTCATAGGCGAAGGGGGAGAGGTTCATGAGATCAGAAACCACATCGCTTCCCCCTGGATGATCAGCCGGCTGGAGGATTCCATCACCTCAGCGGCAGATACGGTGCAAGCCGCAGAGCTACTTGATTCTGTTTTCATGGACTCCATCCCCTTAGCCACCGCAAGAAACCTTGCATTAGGCTTATTCCTTCAGGCCGGGCCAGAGGAAAAACTTCCTGTGGATGCTGCCTGTGACTTTTTCCGGCGCCTCTATTCCTGTGATACGGTTTACGGAATCCGGGAGCTCCTTCGTGTTGTGCTGGTACAGAAAGACACAATGCCCGGGGCCCATAAGACAGGCTCCAACATCGCCCTTTTAAAGGCCTACATCAGAGAACATTTATACTCTGAAAATCTTTCCCTAAAGTGGCTGGCCGAGAATTATCTTTTCGTAAGCGTGGGATATTTAAGCAAGCAGTTTATCAAGGAGGAAGGGATGCGTTTTTCCGATTACTTAAACAAGGAACGAATGGAGGAATCCATCCGGCTGATGGCCTACTATCATAATGATAACATTAAACACATTGCACGACAGGTTGGATTCGGCAGCAATCCCCAGTACTTCAGCCAGGTATTTAAGCGGTATACCGGCCTTCCGCCGACCGAATATATAGAAAAACTGAAAAACAAGCTTTAA